In Tachysurus fulvidraco isolate hzauxx_2018 chromosome 5, HZAU_PFXX_2.0, whole genome shotgun sequence, the genomic stretch attacatgtgtatattacatgttgtgtatattacatgtgtatattacatgttgtgtatattacatgtgtatattacatgttgtgtatattacatgtgtatattacatgttgtgtatattacatgttgtgtatattacatgttgtgtatatgacatgttgtgtatattacatgtgtatattacatgttgtgtatattacatgttgtgtatattatatgtgtatattacatgttgtgtacattacatgtgtatattacatgtgtatattacatgttgtgtatattacatgtgtatattacatgttgtgtatattacatgttgtgtatattacatgttgtgtacattacatgttgtgtatattacatgttgtgtatatgacatgttgtgtatattacatgtgtatattacatgttgtgtatattatatgttgtgtatattacatgtgtatattacatgtcgtgtatattacatgtgtatattacatgttgtgtacattacatgttgtgtatattacatgttgtgtatattacatgttgtgtatattacatgtgtatattacatgttgtgtacattacatgttgtgtatattacatgttgtgtatattacatgtgtatattacatgtgtatattacatgttgtgtatatgacatgttgtgtacattacatgttgtgtatattacatgttgtgtatattacatgtgtatattacatgttgtgtacattacatgttgtgtatattacatgttgtgtatattacatgtgtataattACATGtcgtgtatattacatgtgtatattacatgttgtgtacattacatgtgtatattacatgttgtgtacattacatgtgtatattacatgtgtatattacatgttgtgtatattacatgtgtatattacatgtgtataattACATGtcgtgtatattacatgtgtatattacatgttgtgtatattacatgtgtatattacatgttgtgtacattacatgtgtatattacatgtgtatattacatgttgtgtatattacatgtgtatattacatgtgtatattacatgttgtgtatattacatgttgtgtatattacatgtgtatattacatgtgtatattacatgttgtgtatattacatgttgtgtatattacatgtgtatattacatgtgtatattacatgttgtgtatattatatgttgtgtatattacatgttgtgtatattacatgttgtgtatattacatgttgtgtatattacatgttgtgtatattacatgttgtgtatattacatgttgtgttacAATGTTTTCAGGCTACACAGAGAAATGACCCTAATGGGTTAAACATGTTggttattcacacacacacatccactcgTCGTCATGGTGATCATCACCTTAGATGGGCCGCTCTTCTTACTGTACATGTCCGTCCTCAGCCCAAAGTTCTGCAGATCTGTCGGTTTGTCCTTCACTTTGTCTGGGAATGACATCATGGGCTGTGAGGACGGAGTCTGTACATAAGAGACAGGACATGAGTACATTACACTTTATAACATATTTATAATTAGATATTAttaatgtctgtatgtttgtgtaccTGAGAGGATTTGGGCTGCAGGGGCACGAGACTGGACGGCGTATCTGCCAGGACGTGAAAGTGGGATGTAGGCGGCGGTCCCATGGGGGTGGGACGGCTCTCAGAGTCCACCTGATAATTAATCAAACCCCACTGCTCCAGAAATGCATGGAccctgtataaacacacacatacacacacacacacacacacacacacacacacacacacaaaaccataatGAAACATGATTGACAGACAGCGATTCAGTTCCTGACCTTAGTACACAGtgttaacacaacactaacCTCATGATGgcacaaacattaacacaacaacacaacaacacaacaacactaaccTCATGATGgcacaaacattaacacaacaacacaaacctCATGATGgcacaaacattaacacaacaacactaaccTCATGATGgcacaaacattaacacaacaacacaacaacacaacaacactaaccTCATGATGgcacaaacattaacacaacaacacaacaacacaacaacactaaccTCATGATGgcacaaacattaacacaacaacacaacaacactaaccTCATGATGGCACAAACATCTCCTGCCAGGTTCCTACGACATGCAGTAGAGGTCAGATACTCCTGTGGGTTCAGCCGATACGTATCTATCATAAAGTTCCTGTAAGCCAGATAACTGTaacagagagagaacgagagaggaCGTTGTACCttatgtatatagtatatataatgcattatgtagGGTCTATTACACTGTAATGTCAATACTCAACATGCATATATAAATGtgctaaacaaaaaaataacaaaatggaaagtgtatgaaatattaataatgaaaataataagtTTCTTATTGTGTTATAAGAGAACATTTATATGTCTAATTGTCTTTTATTACTGAGtgacaaaatatataatgtacatatgtataaggtgtgtgtgaagagtggagaggtgagaagtgtgtgtgtgtgtgtgtgtgtgtgtgtgtgtgtgtgtgtgtgtgtgtgtgtgtgtgtgtgtgtgtgtgtgtgtgtgtgatactcaCATCTCAGGGGTCTTAGATTTGTTCTTTCCATTGAAAAACTCAGGTAGAGCTCTGCGCTCGATAGCGTGAacactgagagagagggggaggggggggaatagacacagagagagacacggagagagagacagaaagagagagagagagagacagaggagagagagagaggggggctactgttagcgcattagataatgtaccttaagtatactaatgtttaatacacttttactttactgcgatatgatacattatcagcacacatgatagtaggtagtgtatatgtgtgtgtgtgtgtgtatatgtgtgtgtgtgtgtgtgtgtatactgtatatatgtgtgtgtgtatacatggtGATGGCCTAGCAGATGTGTTACTTAGCTACCTGTTGTAGTCGAACCAGGCAGCGTAGCTGGGAATGAtgatgtggtgtgtttgttctgttacgTTATCCTCATGTAGATCTGAACCTTTCACTGGTTCTCCCTTCACACTGGCAGaaccttcatcctcctcctaCAGAGAACAGACAAGAGGTGTGACGTTATGAATATAAAGGGCTGTACATGTAAGTGTACTTTAGAGACAGTAAAGCATGATGATTGTCTAAAACATCTTGTCATATGTCATTCACATCATAAATACTTATGTTATAATTATGTACAATAGCCTGTAAATGACACAAGGTAAAGGTCATTTATATAGGAGCTTAAACTCTAATGGGATTGAATATAAGATGAgaaaggtgccaatacttctgaTTGCTTTATGTTATTAAGAGTTCAGTACATCTCGTTGTAATATGACGCCGGCGTTGGTCTACACTATGCCATGGCCATGAGGGTTATCAGCGGCAGCTTTATAATACCTTATCATTAATAGCtgtatcaatattattattattattattattattattattattattattattattatcactattaatggctgtatcagcattattattgctattactaatactactaGTTCTATTGGTCCTCTTTCTGATCCTTTAACCTCCCCTTCATTCTGGATGTaatgagtatatttgtaaatatgtttatcattactactactgctaatactattattactatttcttattacttggaattttcattattattattattattattattattattattattattattattattattattgttattattgctattactgttgatattgtcaccttcctcatacccaattttacatttacattttgtcttgtgtgatactattactgtcttcatcgttattattgtcattataattattattaatatattttcctctttgatttatgtatgtgtgtatatatatgtatttacacacacacacacacacacacacacacacacacacacacacacgttttgttttgttggtctttgtatttgtattttgcatctaaaaaaaaaagagttcagTACATCAGATGTTACCTTTCCCACCGTCTCCATTGCCTCATCCTCCTGTtcatctacaacacacacacacacacacacacacacacacacacacacacacacacacacacacacacacacacacacacatacacacacacagaggatatGGGTGTTATACACATCTGTAACggaataaacacattaatacactCAAATACTCACCTCCATCAGTCCCTCCCTTAACTGGAGTTGAGTCCGAGTCCTTTTTAgtcactaaacacaaacacaaataaattatttataaaataatctaCACTTCAACATCCCATTCAATATAAGTGTTTtgggtgtggtcagagtgtgtgtgggatatagtgggtgtggtcagagtgtgtgtgggatatagtgggtgtggtcagagtgtCTGTGGGATatagtgggtgtggtcagagtgtgtgtgggatatagtgggtgtggtcagagtgtgtgtgggatatagtgggtgtggtcagagtATCTGTGGGATatagtgggtgtggtcagagtATCTGTGGGATatagtgggtgtggtcagagtATGTGTGGGATatagtgggtgtggtcagagtATATGTGGGATATAGTGGGTATGGTCAGAGTATGTGTGGGATATAGGGGgtgtggtcagagtgtgtgtgggatatagtgggtgtggtcagagtgtCTGTGGGATatagtgggtgtggtcagagtgtgtgtgggatatagtgggtgtggtcagagtATATGTGGGATatagtgggtgtggtcagagtgtgtgtgggatatagtgggtgtggtcagagtgtCTGTGGGATatagtgggtgtggtcagagtgtgtgtgggatatagtgggtgtggtcagagtATATGTGGGATatagtgggtgtggtcagagtgtgtgtgggatatagtgggtgtggtcagagtgtCTGTGGGATatagtgggtgtggtcagagtgtgtgtgggatatagtgggtgtggtcagagtATGTGTGGGATatagtgggtgtggtcagagtATATGTGGGATatagtgggtgtggtcagagtgtgtgtgggatatagtgggtgtggtcagagtgtgtgtgggatatagtgggtgtggtcagagtgtCTGTGGGATatagtgggtgtggtcagagtgtgtgtgggatatagggggtgtggtcagagtgtgtgtgggatatagggggtgtggtcagagtgtgtgtgggatatagtgggtgtggtcagagtgtCTGTGGGATATAGGGGgtgtggtcagagtgtgtgtgggatatagggggtgtggtcagagtgtgtgtgggatatagtgggtgtggtcagagtgtgtgtgggatatagtgggtgtggtcagagtgtgtgtgggatatagggggtgtggtcagagtgtgtgtaaaataacacAGTTGTATTTGTCACCTGTTTTATTGAGTGACTCCTCTGATGCAGGTACAGGTGACAGCTCATCCAGGTCTTTATTCAaatcctcctgctcctcctccctCTGACCTCGCTTCGACTTATTGTAGGGAGTAGTGGGcctttaccacacacacacacacacacacacacacacacacacacacacacacacacacacacacacacacaagcatttcaattaaattcaacaTGATCTCAGTTTTATAGAAATCAGAAAATTTAGAATGACAATGTTTAGatttaactttatatttattcctaatCAGCTGTCCTGAGTATTTGGCTTCTGTGGTggtctggttctctctctctctctctctctctctctctctctctctctctctctctcttttgctcctTCACTCTCACCCTTTCTTGGTGTTCTTCTTCTTGCTCTCCTGAGGGGGCGGAGTTGGGGATGGCGAAGGAGAGCGCTTGCGTTTCTTGGCGTTGGCCGGCTTTTTATCTCTCCTCTCATCAGGAGCGCTCACTTCATCTGTGAGAGTCTTAGCTGAGATCCTCTTCCTCCTTGTGCCTTCACCCACCTCATAGTCTTCCTCATTCATCCACTCATTATACTGATCCAGATCCAAAATCCACTTAGCAtgaacctacacacacacaagtcaggGCACATGGGCATTCAATTAatacaaatgtttgtgtgtgtgtgtgtgtgtgtgtgtgtgtgtgtgtgtgtgtgtgtgtgtgtgtgagagagagagagagagagagagagagagagagagagagagagagagagagagttaatatATAGAGAGAGGTTTTTCAGGGGTTTCCTACCTTTCTGGGCTTCTCTGCACTGGGTGGATCCTCCACTACGGCCTCCACCTCACTAGCTGAGATCCATGTATCATAActgtacaataacacacagcgTTACATAGCTgcttttcttcacacacacttctgtgtaACTGTTAAAGCTGAGGATCAAACTCAGGAAGTCTGAATAAAGATGACTATTTATATTAATCACATTTTCCTCCAATCACTTTCTTTAAAAGTACATCTAGTAGTCTAGTTCACTAACTAAACTGTGAGTAATCAGACTAATGATCAGACTAATGATCAGACTGATGATCAGACTAATGATCAGACTAATAATCAGACTAATAATCAGACTAATAATCAGACTGATGATCAGACTGATGATCAGACTAATAATCAGACTAATGATCAGACTAATAATCAGACTAATAATCAGACTAATGATCAGACTAATAATCAGACTAATGATCAGACTAATAATCAGACTAATGATCAGACTAATGATCAGACTAATGATCAGACTAATAATCAGACTAATGATCAGACTAATAATCAGACTAATGATCAGACTAATGATCAGACTAATGATCAGACTAATAATCAGACTAATAATCAGACATGCCTCGCTCCTGTAGTGGTGTAATGGAGTGACTATAACCTCCCtgatattgattattttccccaaAGTGCATGTTGCCTGTCATCACgtgttttattccccttattCCAATTCTGTTTACTAATGATtacaatgttttattaatataaacaataactTGACgttttttttatccgtttataattacatttattgtcacttatgttatagcagctattcCCTCAGCATGGTCTCTCTATTCTCCCACAAACacgcagcttgtcatgttactgattAACGCTgtgtgtaaactcctctgtcctgaacacAGCTCTGATTGTGACACTGTACGTTCCTGTAAACCTGGTGTGACGCTCATATTTATTATCTTTGTAGAGTTAATAACCCTctctcatcttctaccgcttatccgaacttctcgggtcacgggaagcctgtgcctatctcaggcgtcatcgggcatcgaggcaggatacaccctggacggagtgccaacccatcacagggcacacacacactctcactcacacacacacacacacacacacactacggacaattttccagagatgccaatcaacctaccatgcatgtctttggaccgggggaggaaaccggagtacccggaggaaacccccgaggcacggggagaacatgcaaactccacacacacaagggggaggcgggaatcgaacccccgaccctggaggtgtgaggcgaacgtgctaaccgctaagccaccgtgcgccccagAGTTAATAACCATGACTGGATAAATACAGCGTGCAATCGACCACTTTGAATaacatttctcacactttcacatcagtgaggaaaaaagatgGCGTGCCGTTCTGCACCTGAGCACCTGAGCAGGTACTGTTACAGTCGGCCAGATGTTAGCTGACATCCAGCATCTGGGCATTTCTGTCAGTTCCTTAAATAATGTTCTGGTTATTTCTACACAACATGTAGCGTGTCTGTGATTAACACTAACCCTGTGATTGTACAGAGCATGttacactcatcactaaccacagtgtgtgtgtgtgaacactacaaacactaacCCTGTGATTGCATGttacactcatcactaaccacagtgtgtgtgtgaacactacaaacactaacCCTGTGATTGTACAGAGCATGTTACGCTCATCACtaaccacagtgtgtgtgtgtgaacactacaaacactaacCCTGTGATTGTACAGAGCATGttacactcatcactaaccacagtgtgtgtgtgaacactacaaacactaacCCTGTGATTGCATGttacactcatcactaaccacagtgtgtgtgtgtgaacactacaaacactaacCCTGTGATTGCATGttacactcatcactaaccacagtgtgtgtgtgtgaacactacaaacactaacCCTGTGATTGTACAGAGCATGttacactcatcactaaccACAGTGTGtgaacactacaaacactaacCCTGTGATTGTACAGAGCATGttacactcatcactaaccacagtgtgtgtgtgaacactacaaacactaacCCTGCTTCACAGCACAGTTTTATGACGTGTGTGAAACCTTCCTCTACTCGGGTTAAGCCCAGTGTGGAAAGTGCTATCGTTAACCTGTTTAatccgttactatagaaatgaaatcGAGAGCATATAATAAAccaatataactataaatactgtactactgtcagagctgctgttaaagacaattaatcaacaccttctgaccaataacATTCTGATTTAATCTGCTGTCTTACCTGTCGGGCCAATAACCCCAGTGCAGCAgcatctgtttatctctcttcATTACAGGACGGACCCACtcctctgtacacacacacacacacacacacacacacacaccaggtaaTTGAACAATGAAGGGTTAATAAGTATGTATTGTTGTGTAAATGATGTGTAACTGCCTCACCCTCTTCCAGACTGGCGGGGATCGGAACCACCAGATGAGAACTAGCCTGTTTATCATCAGTTACTGagccctgacacacacacacacacacacacacacacacacacacacacagttacaacaTGACGTTATTGCCACACAGTAGATGAgtatgttaatgtttactgagGTACCTGATGTCGTTTAATAATATCCTTCATTTTTCCCAGAAGTTTGGGTTCGATCTCTGAGCTCAGGTAGATCACAGGCCGAGTCAGACAGTTATtctgcataaacacacacacacacacacacacacacacacacacacacacacacacacacacacacacacacacagttatttagTCAGAAACAGGTGCAGTGACCATTCCAGTGGCCATTCAGCTTGGTGTGACGTTTCTGTATCTCACCTGTACCAGAGACTTCTCTATGGTCAAAAACATCTCAACATTCCGGTCCATTCTAGAAGGATTCTGGAAATCAAACCtcctcctgaaacacacaacatttattaaaatgctGACTGGTATTGACATAACAGGAACCCTGTGAGAACTGTGTGAGGAACATCTCACCATCCTTGGTCACTCTTGAACTTGTAAGCAGCAGCGAGTATGTGACACAGCGCTCCTCCTGCCTTAAAGTCCAAAAAACTCTTCatctgagaaaacacacaaacacagtgagatCTACTGAGACTAGTCCTGGTAGTGTGctgagaggagtgtgtgtgtgtgtgtgtgtgtgtgtgtgtgtgtgtgtgtgtgtgtgtgtgtgtgtgtgtgtgtgtgtgtgtgtgtgtgtgtgtgtgtaccagtagTTTggtgagaggagtgtgtgtgtaccagtagTTTggtgagaggagtgtgtgtgtgtgtgtgtgtgtgtgtgtgtgtgtgtgtgtgtgtgtgtgtgagtgtaacagtacagtagtttggtgagagagtgtgtgtgtgtgtgtgtgtgtgtgtgtgtgtgtgtgtgtgtgtgtgtgtgtgtgtgtgtaccagtagtttggtgagtgcgtgtgtgtgtgtgtgtgtgtgagtgtaccaGTACAGTAgtttggtgagtgtgtgtgtgtgtgtgtgtgtgtgtgtgtgtgtgtgtgtgtgtgtgtgtaccagtagtttggtgagtgcgtgtgtgtgtgtgtgtgtgtgagtgtaccaGTACAGTAgtttggtgagtgtgtgtgtgtgtgtgtgtgtgtgtaccagtagTTTGGTGTGtacagacctgccaaccttggaaacATGTTTGAGTAGCAGCTTACTTCAGCGACGCGGCgcgaggtcaggcacatttactggtcagtgttgattaagttcacatGCTCACTCATCACCACTTATTACTTAGCACATAGTTCTCACTCACCACCATATCTAGTTATTCTACATACAAGTAGACCATGAAGAACTCTCTTATTGAAAAGGCAACATATAAAAACTACTTTAACAACTCTTTATGTATTGGCATAAGttagatctaatgaactaaacatcTGACATCACACACGTGTGTTAATGTTCTCAGTAATAATGCAGGactctagacttcactatgGTTTTGTCCATCAGATGTGACCTACAGGAGGCAGTAACACTCGAGTCAGAATACGACTgataattaaaaatgacattagtttcgtcatgttatagcatgacCGCGTGCTATAAAAGGGACACAGACGCTCGCGGATATTGACGTCTGCGTGCTCGTGTCGGTTTGTCTTTTCCGTTACAGTACGACGGCGATGcgtttacaggcatgacttacgtttcctatataaatactggcaaataaagtaaaacttgatgtgtgtgtaaaagttaaacttgaggcacaacaccggacacttgggcacgtgccccagtaaaggagtctaacgacgcCTGTGGTTCGGCAGGATTATTAAcatggatgaaattcacaattctggacatttacctttgaaacgttaagtcgtcacttgtaaaaaacagtcactgtaagaagaactgaagacggacagagacagatggaaaCCACATTAATTTTGACGGCTCTCCGATTGTAGCGTTGAACAGTTTTAAACTGGCGCTCTGATTGGTCGAGTTATTATTGtcccaggttgctgcccaatgcggttacacACATAGGCACATTGCCTGGTGCACTAATGCAGACAGTTGGACTCAAAGGCATCAATGTTTAtttacaatgcgtattttgaagtgacaaatcgtagcagcgtactttGTCTGAATGtgtatctgctacacaaaatgtgtaaaggttggcaggtctggtgtatgtgtgtgtgccggtagtttgctctgtgtgtgagtgtgtgtgtgtgtgtgtgtgtgtgtgtgtgtgtgtaccggtagtttagtgagtgtgtgtgtgtaccagtagtttagtgagtgtgtgtgtgtgtgtaccggtagtttagtgagtgtgtgtgtgtaccagtagtttggtgagtgagcgtgtgtgtaccGGTagtttagtgagtgtgtgtgtgtgtgtgtaccagtagtttggtgagtgtgtgtgtgtgtgtgtgtgtaccagtagtttggtgagtgtgtgtgtgtttgtgtgtgtgtgtgtgtgtgtgtgtgtgtgtgtgtgtgtgtgtgagagagtgtgtgtaccggtagtttggtgtgtgtgtgtgtgtgtgtgtgtgtgtgtgtgtgtgtgtgtgtgtgtgagtgtgtgtgtgtgtgtgtgtgtgtgtgtgtgtgtgtgtgtgtgtgtgtgtgtgtgtgtgtgtgtgtgtgtaccggtaGTTTGGTGAGAGGAGGGTTGCTGACATGTCGACCAAAAACTTCCTCCTGAAACTGCAGCAGTTGAACCACCAAACTGGACAGAGATTTATTAGTGGGAGGCTCCGCCTGgatatactacacacacacacacacacacacacacacacacacacacacacacacacacacacacacacacacatcagcctAATAATCAGGAAATTGTAAATGATGTCACTTTATTAACAGTGAATTAGACAGGAAGTTATTTTACTTGATGAAGTGCAGCTCAGGTTAGTGAGGGGCATCACAGGGCTGTAACACTCTGGGGTAAGTGCTTTCTGCCCTCATCTACACATGAtctcactgtgattgacaggtgagtgACAGTATGCCCCGCCCCCCAGTTAAACATGGACCTCAGCTCCAGGTGACAGCTTCCTGTTGTGTCACGTGACTGAGATTAAACACTTACACTCTTTATTACGGCTCTAAGGAAATAAACAGACGTTTTACTTAcgtaggtttttatttaaattatttatttacaatctcacagctctcttcctgtctcatcCAGACTACGTAAGCTATATGAAGTGTCATATGGAGATAAAGTCACCTGCTCCATAatcacacagcaggaacacaaccAGGTGACCAAAACTAGTCTGGAACAGATTTCTGTATCAGTCAGGAGCCAGAGACAGTGACATTAAAGTGgttattaatcattataaataatatgtgTGACAGgtcatgtttacacacacacacacacacacacacacacacacacacacacacacacacacacacacacacacactggtcctATAGCAccaccatatataactgtttcAGTCCCATGATGTTTTACACTCATTACACCTcatatagctgctataacactaatgtgttcattacagTGTTTCTGCTCATGTACTGTAGTATATACACTATGTTTACTGCTCAGTGCTGgtgttgtgtattgtcttttgtcctgcactgtcttgtgtctcacactgtcttcttgtcttgtgtcccacactgtcttcttgtcttgtgtctcacactgtcttcttgtcttgtgtctcacactgtcttcttgtcttgtgtcccacactgtcttcttgtcttgtgtctcacactgtcttcttgtcttgtgtcccacactgtcttcttgtcttgtgtctcacactgtcttcttg encodes the following:
- the smarcc2 gene encoding SWI/SNF complex subunit SMARCC2 isoform X3 gives rise to the protein MAVRKKDGGPNVKYFEASDTVSQFDNVRVWLGKNYKKYIQAEPPTNKSLSSLVVQLLQFQEEVFGRHVSNPPLTKLPMKSFLDFKAGGALCHILAAAYKFKSDQGWRRFDFQNPSRMDRNVEMFLTIEKSLVQNNCLTRPVIYLSSEIEPKLLGKMKDIIKRHQGSVTDDKQASSHLVVPIPASLEEEEWVRPVMKRDKQMLLHWGYWPDSYDTWISASEVEAVVEDPPSAEKPRKVHAKWILDLDQYNEWMNEEDYEVGEGTRRKRISAKTLTDEVSAPDERRDKKPANAKKRKRSPSPSPTPPPQESKKKNTKKGPTTPYNKSKRGQREEEQEDLNKDLDELSPVPASEESLNKTVTKKDSDSTPVKGGTDGDEQEDEAMETVGKEEDEGSASVKGEPVKGSDLHEDNVTEQTHHIIIPSYAAWFDYNSVHAIERRALPEFFNGKNKSKTPEIYLAYRNFMIDTYRLNPQEYLTSTACRRNLAGDVCAIMRVHAFLEQWGLINYQVDSESRPTPMGPPPTSHFHVLADTPSSLVPLQPKSSQTPSSQPMMSFPDKVKDKPTDLQNFGLRTDMYSKKSGPSKSKNAASATREWTEQETLLLLEGLEMYKDDWNKVSEHVGSRTQDECILHFLRLPIEDPYLEEGPTSLGPLAYQPVPFSQAGNPVMSTVAFLASVVDPRVASAAAKSALEEFSRMKEEVPAALVEAHVRRVEEAARVSGRPDPLYGLEGSGIAGTGLEDADKPAEESSDESKNSDAQNTEDKRDNKDGKDGANEEEEKQGENGKKEEEGSKEVETEREAEKTDSDTGDVEKEKEGKEGSEDGQREGESDVERKAKVERDVGEGNLATAAASALAAAAVKAKHLAAVEERKIKSLVALLVETQMKKLEIKLRHFEELETIMDREREAVRHHGWSIRGSSSWLIVRRSTWSS